The Salvia miltiorrhiza cultivar Shanhuang (shh) chromosome 1, IMPLAD_Smil_shh, whole genome shotgun sequence genome has a window encoding:
- the LOC131006073 gene encoding uncharacterized protein LOC131006073, translating into MADLPFYQPKGSRAAYERIQQKKKKVMVSSSEEPTTDLLDAVTLPSPVGRGKRSASSVVSDQSGGSIIMKFPVDAAAYTPCAPLLEDRARLDAAGYDSAMEAIVSHSFLGTRGILYLGDKVKDLEKQLTKLRAEQVDCRKENRDLKKCKVELDNVIKGLQEQVASHEQDAGKLHEALENLEAVSARVRVLEFEIVQLKNMVEDVGLETEVLIRGEIYQEFRDGKSGEWDVDRCILEMEKLLQQRAEKAAAIRARALAEANELTATLDRLDAEDAAGMFHGSTDP; encoded by the exons ATGGCAGACCTTCCATTCTACCAACCAAAAGGCAGTCGGGCTGCGTACGAGCGCATCCaacagaagaaaaagaaagtcaTGGTTAGCTCAAGTGAGGAACCTACGACTGATCTCTTGGATGCGGTGACTCTACCTTCGCCTGTCGGGAGGGGCAAGCGATCCGCATCATCCGTCGTCTCTGATCAGTCTGGTGGCTCAATCATTATGAAGTTTCCTGTGGATGCTGCTGCTTATACGCCTTGTGCTCCGCTGCTTGAGGATCGTGCTCGGTTGGATGCTGCTGGCTATGACTCGGCTATGGAGGCTATCGTTTCCCATTCATTTTTG GGTACACGGGGTATCCTTTACTTGGGGGACAAGGTGAAGGACCTTGAGAAACAACTGACGAAACTTCGTGCCGAGCAGGTCGACTGTAGGAAGGAGAATCGTGATTTGAAGAAATGTAAGGTCGAATTGGACAATGTGATTAAGGGCTTGCAGGAACAAGTGGCGTCCCACGAGCAAGATGCCGGGAAGCTTCATGAAGCACTTGAGAATTTGGAGGCTGTCAGTGCTCGAGTGAGGGTTCTTGAGTTTGAGATCGTACAATTGAAGAATATGGTGGAGGATGTTGGGTTAGAGACAGAGGTCTTGATTCGTGGTGAGATTTATCAAGAGTTTCGTGATGGTAAGTCGGGTGAGTGGGATGTAGATAGATGCATCCTTGAAATGGAGAAACTGTTGCAACAAAGGGCTGAAAAGGCTGCTGCTATCCGGGCTCGGGCGCTTGCCGAAGCTAATGAGTTAACCGCTACTCTTGATCGATTGGATGCCGAGGATGCTGCTGGCATGTTCCATGGTTCCACTGATCCCTGA